The proteins below are encoded in one region of Helianthus annuus cultivar XRQ/B chromosome 2, HanXRQr2.0-SUNRISE, whole genome shotgun sequence:
- the LOC110914406 gene encoding uncharacterized protein LOC110914406, which produces MGEHLVLHADQLVTNKSLNSSESVDASCSHATDVSIAVNDTNEDVKYDSDGEKEPLIQSVECRICQEEDTIKNLEVPCACSGSLKFAHRKCVQRWCDEKGDTICEICHKAYEPGYTAPPRSEDTILDISASWTVHGTPLDLNDPRLLAMAAAEQNLLDTEYDEYEDTSVNGAAFCRSAALILMALLLLRHALTIGDGDDDDDDGASAFFALFMLRAAGFLLPCYIMAWAISILQRRRQVQEAERLAGLAAAADVAFMMQAGQHRGLQVTIAPGPAMAPPPPVLAPPPAVGLTHQPFQ; this is translated from the exons ATGGGAGAACACCTAGTTTTACACGCCGATCAGCTGGTGACAAATAAATCATTGAATTCATCAGAATCAGTGGATGCTTCATGCAGTCATGCTACTGATGTATCGATTGCTGTTAATGACACAAATGAAGATGTGAAATATGATTCAGATGGTGAGAAGGAGCCACTTATACAGTCGGTTGAATGTCGCATCTGTCAAGAGGAAGATACTATAAAAAACCTGGAGGTTCCTTGCGCTTGTAGTGGCAGCCTCAAG TTTGCTCATAGAAAATGTGTTCAAAGATGGTGCGATGAAAAAGGAGACACAATTTGTGAAATTTGTCACAAG GCTTATGAACCTGGCTATACTGCACCCCCTCGGTCTGAAGACACCATCCTTGATATCAG TGCAAGTTGGACAGTTCACGGAACCCCATTAGACCTAAACGATCCTCGATTGTTGGCAATGGCGGCTGCTGAACAGAATCTTTTAGATACTGAATATGATGAATACGAAGATACAAGTGTCAACGGAGCTGCATTCTGTCGCTCAGCTGCTCTCATA TTAATGGCCCTGCTGCTGTTGAGGCATGCTCTCACCATTGGAGATGGTGACGATGATGACGACGATGGTGCGTCTGCATTTTTTGCT CTTTTTATGCTTCGGGCAGCTGGTTTTCTTCTTCCTTGCTACATCATGGCTTGGGCAATCAGTATCTTGCAGCGCAGAAGACAAGTGCAG GAAGCTGAAAGGCTTGCAGGACTGGCAGCAGCTGCTGATGTGGCATTCATGATGCAAGCAGGTCAACACAGAGGCTTACAGGTCACCATTGCACCAGGACCAGCCATGGCACCACCACCACCTGTTCTTGCCCCGCCTCCTGCAGTCGGCCTGACCCACCAGCCATTTCAATAG